A DNA window from Camelina sativa cultivar DH55 chromosome 17, Cs, whole genome shotgun sequence contains the following coding sequences:
- the LOC104758273 gene encoding F-box protein At1g49990-like, producing the protein METEVRTIPDAILVEIFVMFPLRSIAGFKLVCKSWKTVIESSYFRLVFTSLHRNSSSSWSIMFPTGYSHPITEAISFHGCMRWNLPKPLASYITPPNLPTTTKYFYVASSNGLSWIDVFESTTRSYKSFVGNPVLQQWVEIPPPPCPCAATGLVTREDKAGVVSSFKVVRTCQNVEARDRGMYVRRVYVYSSETGLWTLKRLLNSRPVNHPPVNLNGTLYMWERRGSSTKHEVIVSFDFYGPEDDDQCQVIPLPDPSIFNQINGKRCLTTSGGDVIYILRRFQTERMNDNSENGWWQLSREINVAWSFAFCIPIAMNPFDTDIVYLWRKRDHCLVTGNLRTQEFIVHQESEKWTSSEGCCRINTCDCNGYMEATHDVYPIILSQFVLPQWMDSVPRPPN; encoded by the coding sequence ATGGAGACCGAAGTAAGAACAATCCCAGATGCCATATTGGTGGAGATATTCGTGATGTTCCCATTGAGAAGCATCGCAGGATTCAAACTGGTGTGCAAAAGCTGGAAAACAGTAATAGAATCGTCCTACTTCCGCCTCGTCTTCACTTCTTTGCACCGGAACTCCTCTTCGTCATGGTCGATCATGTTCCCAACTGGTTATAGTCATCCCATTACAGAAGCCATAAGCTTCCATGGATGCATGAGATGGAATCTTCCCAAACCTTTAGCTTCTTATATCACGCCTCCGAATCTCCCTACCACCACTAAATACTTCTACGTTGCTTCTTCCAACGGATTGAGTTGGATTGACGTCTTCGAGAGCACGACTCGCAGTTATAAATCCTTCGTTGGTAATCCAGTTTTACAACAATGGGTTGAAATACCTCCGCCTCCATGTCCATGTGCCGCAACGGGTTTGGTAACGCGTGAGGACAAGGCCGGCGTCGTTTCAAGCTTCAAAGTCGTTAGGACTTGTCAAAATGTTGAAGCTAGAGACCGGGGGATGTATGTACGGAGAGTGTATGTATATTCGTCCGAGACAGGGTTATGGACTTTGAAGAGACTTTTAAACTCTCGTCCCGTTAACCACCCTCCCGTGAATCTCAACGGGACGCTTTACATGTGGGAACGAAGAGGTAGTTCTACTAAACATGAGGTCATTGTATCTTTTGACTTCTATGGccctgaagatgatgatcaatgTCAAGTTATACCTCTCCCTGACCCTAGTATATTTAACCAAATTAATGGTAAGAGGTGCTTGACTACTTCAGGAGGAGATGTTATCTACATTTTACGACGATTTCAAACAGAACGGATGAATGACAACTCCGAGAACGGATGGTGGCAACTTTCACGGGAAATCAACGTGGCATGGTCTTTTGCCTTTTGTATTCCCATTGCGATGAATCCATTTGATACTGATATCGTCTACCTATGGCGTAAAAGAGACCATTGTTTGGTAACGGGTAACTTGCGGACCCAAGAGTTTATTGTTCATCAAGAATCAGAGAAGTGGACTAGTAGTGAAGGCTGTTGTCGCATAAACACATGTGATTGTAATGGGTATATGGAAGCTACTCACGATGTATATCCCATTATATTATCCCAATTTGTGCTTCCACAGTGGATGGACTCGGTGCCCCGTCCACCAAATTGA
- the LOC104758272 gene encoding F-box protein At1g49990-like: METVRRTIPEALLVEILARLPVRSIARFKSVCKRWKSVIESDYIRRLFVSLHRHSSSSWSLMFRTEYCRHITQPIGFHGCETWDLPKSLVSYIMPFQRYPNLPTSEYYFKASSNGLIWIDVFLSRNQNMVYSYKSFVGNPVLQQWVEIPPAPDPWAKSKIPWYQNPFSAVGMVTRVEHGIVSSFKMVRTIQMEMFDRKVEGMYLWRVCVYSSETGLWTIKKLFSTRAVGNYGFDSLNGVLYMWDRFMFCNGPGVLIAHDFYGPEADDQCQIIPLPGVDHKKARRCLTTSVEDVIFIEAIYRRLSVWRLNNEDISERWQLIWEINMPSVVSDVNCFPLAMNPFDSGIVYLWLRQDRCLASGNLRTEEFIVHQESDDWSSSSEGDCCRINNSDTAGHLEEFCNGVVMLSQFVLPRWMDSVPQPPT; the protein is encoded by the coding sequence ATGGAAACTGTAAGAAGAACAATCCCAGAGGCGTTACTGGTTGAGATACTTGCAAGATTACCGGTGAGAAGCATCGCAAGATTCAAATCAGTCTGCAAAAGATGGAAATCTGTTATAGAATCGGACTACATCCGCCGGCTCTTTGTCTCCCTCCACCGACACTCCTCCTCCTCATGGTCTCTCATGTTCAGAACCGAGTACTGTCGTCACATCACACAACCCATAGGCTTCCACGGATGCGAAACATGGGATCTTCCCAAATCACTTGTTTCTTATATCATGCCTTTCCAACGGTATCCGAATCTCCCTACCTCTGAATACTACTTTAAAGCTTCTTCAAACGGATTGATCTGGATCGATGTCTTTCTTTCCCGTAATCAGAACATGGTTTACAGCTATAAATCTTTCGTTGGTAATCCAGTTTTACAGCAATGGGTTGAGATCCCTCCAGCTCCTGATCCATGGGCTAAAAGTAAAATCCCTTGGTATCAGAATCCATTTTCTGCCGTCGGTATGGTGACCCGTGTTGAGCACGGCATCGTTTCGAGCTTCAAAATGGTTAGGACGATCCAAATGGAAATGTTTGATCGTAAAGTTGAAGGAATGTATCTATGGAGAGTTTGTGTGTATTCGTCTGAGACAGGTTTATGGACTATCAAGAAACTTTTCTCCACCCGAGCCGTCGGCAACTATGGTTTTGATTCTCTAAACGGGGTTCTTTATATGTGGGATAggtttatgttttgtaatgGACCTGGTGTCCTTATAGCTCATGACTTTTATGGCCCTGAAGCTGATGATCAATGTCAGATTATACCTCTCCCTGGCGTGGATCACAAAAAAGCTCGGAGATGCTTGACTACTTCAGTAGAAGATGTTATCTTCATCGAAGCTATATATCGAAGATTGAGTGTATGGAGGCTGAATAACGAAGATATCAGTGAAAGGTGGCAGCTGATTTGGGAAATTAACATGCCGTCTGTTGTATCTGATGTCAACTGTTTCCCCCTGGCAATGAATCCGTTTGATTCTGGTATCGTCTATCTGTGGTTACGTCAAGACCGTTGTTTGGCATCTGGTAACTTGCGGACAGAAGAGTTTATTGTTCATCAAGAATCAGATGATTGGAGTAGTAGTAGTGAAGGTGATTGTTGTCGCATAAACAATTCAGATACTGCAGGGCACCTGGAAGAATTTTGCAATGGAGTCGTTATGTTATCCCAGTTTGTGCTCCCACGTTGGATGGACTCCGTACCCCAACCGCCAACTTGA
- the LOC104758271 gene encoding uncharacterized protein LOC104758271, whose translation MRALAAVRPLFSDLPSLVRSWLPPSSFRTFASVSSSPPSDLDLRNQSRGGLPRFFSDDLPSCKGGSVRVQGSEFWHMAKVLRLKQEDRVELFNGKGGLVEGCIQSIDKTGVDFIAQEDQKVIVPQGMQWQVFAAFGTLKGGRADWLIEKCTELGASSVTPLLTERSSIISENRVDRLERVSFAAAKQCQRLHQMVLNPPIKFNTLLDHISKSKLCLVATAEATPLLNAVNSSPKETSGVLIVGPEGDFTKKEVEMMLEAGGTAVGLGPHRLRVETAAIALLATLVMWSDSQETV comes from the exons ATGAGAGCCCTGGCGGCTGTACGGCCACTGTTTTCCGATTTGCCGAGTCTTGTTCGTTCATGGCTTCCTCCGTCCAGCTTCAGGACGTTTGCTTCTGTATCTTCGTCTCCTCCTTCGGATTTGGACCTTCGGAATCAATCTCGCGGTGGCCTTCCTCGATTCTTCTCCGATGATCTTCCATCTTGCAAg GGTGGAAGTGTTCGTGTTCAAGGCTCTGAGTTTTGGCATATGGCTAAAGTTCTAAGACTGAAACAGGAGGACAG GGTAGAACTCTTTAATGGCAAAGGAGGTTTGGTTGAGGGTTGTATACAAAGCATAGACAAAACTGGAGTTGATTTTATCGCACAAGAAGATCAGAAGGTGATTGTTCCTCAGGGCATGCAGTGGCAGGTGTTTGCAGCTTTTG GAACTCTGAAGGGTGGTCGAGCAGACTGGCTAATTGAGAAATGTACA GAACTTGGAGCGAGTAGTGTCACCCCACTTTTAACAGAAAGATCTTCCATAATCTCCGAAAACCGGGTTGACAGATTAGAACGCGTTAGTTTTGCTGCGGCTAAGCAAT GCCAAAGGCTACATCAGATGGTACTGAACCCTCCAATCAAATTTAATACCCTCTTGGATCAT ATTTCCAAGTCGAAGTTATGTTTGGTTGCTACAGCCGAAGCTACACCTCTCCTTAATGCAGTAAACTCGTCACCAAAAGAAACCAGTGGAGTATTAATCGTTGGACCAGAAGGCG ACTTCACGAAGAAAGAGGTGGAGATGATGTTGGAAGCAGGCGGCACAGCGGTTGGACTCGGACCGCACCGGTTGCGAGTAGAGACCGCAGCCATCGCTCTTCTTGCAACTCTAGTGATGTGGTCTGACTCTCAAGAGACTGTCTAA
- the LOC104758270 gene encoding tubulin alpha-6 chain, protein MRECISIHIGQAGIQVGNACWELYCLEHGIQPDGQMPGDKTVGGGDDAFNTFFSETGAGKHVPRAVFVDLEPTVIDEVRTGTYRQLFHPEQLISGKEDAANNFARGHYTIGKEIVDLCLDRIRKLADNCTGLQGFLVFNAVGGGTGSGLGSLLLERLSVDYGKKSKLGFTVYPSPQVSTSVVEPYNSVLSTHSLLEHTDVSILLDNEAIYDICRRSLSIERPTYTNLNRLVSQVISSLTASLRFDGALNVDVTEFQTNLVPYPRIHFMLSSYAPVISAEKAFHEQLSVAEITNSAFEPASMMAKCDPRHGKYMACCLMYRGDVVPKDVNAAVGTIKTKRTIQFVDWCPTGFKCGINYQPPTVVPGGDLAKVQRAVCMISNSTSVAEVFSRIDHKFDLMYAKRAFVHWYVGEGMEEGEFSEAREDLAALEKDYEEVGAEGGDDEDDEGEEY, encoded by the exons ATGAGAGAGTGCATCTCGATCCACATTGGTCAGGCTGGTATCCAGGTCGGTAACGCTTGCTGGGAGCTTTACTGCCTTGAACATGGCATTCAG CCTGATGGACAGATGCCTGGTGACAAGACTGTTGGCGGAGGTGACGATGCTTTCAACACCTTCTTCAGTGAAACCGGTGCAGGGAAGCACGTCCCACGTGCTGTCTTTGTTGATCTTGAGCCAACTGTGATCGATGAGGTCAGGACTGGTACTTACCGTCAGCTTTTCCACCCTGAGCAACTCATCAGCGGTAAAGAAGACGCAGCTAACAACTTCGCCCGTGGTCATTACACCA TTGGGAAAGAGATTGTTGATCTGTGCTTGGACCGTATCAGGAAGCTCGCTGATAACTGTACTGGTCTCCAAGGATTCCTTGTCTTCAACGCTGTTGGTGGTGGGACTGGATCTGGTCTtggatctcttcttcttgagagACTTTCTGTTGACTACGGCAAAAAGTCTAAGTTGGGTTTCACAGTTTACCCATCTCCTCAGGTCTCTACTTCTGTTGTTGAGCCTTACAACAGTGTCCTCTCCACTCACTCGCTCTTGGAACATACTGATGTCTCTATCCTTCTCGACAATGAAGCTATCTACGACATCTGCAGGCGTTCCTTGAGCATTGAGAGACCAACCTACACCAACCTCAACCGTCTTGTCTCTCAG GTTATTTCTTCCTTGACTGCTTCTCTGAGGTTCGATGGTGCTTTGAACGTTGATGTCACTGAATTCCAAACCAACTTGGTCCCATACCCAAGAATCCACTTCATGCTTTCCTCCTACGCACCAGTCATCTCTGCAGAGAAAGCCTTCCACGAGCAACTCTCAGTTGCTGAGATCACGAACAGTGCTTTTGAGCCAGCTTCCATGATGGCCAAGTGTGACCCTCGTCACGGAAAGTACATGGCTTGCTGTTTGATGTACCGTGGTGATGTTGTTCCCAAGGACGTGAACGCAGCGGTTGGCACCATCAAGACCAAGCGCACAATCCAGTTTGTGGATTGGTGTCCTACTGGATTCAAGTGTGGTATCAACTACCAGCCACCAACTGTTGTCCCAGGAGGTGATCTTGCTAAAGTGCAGAGGGCTGTCTGTATGATCTCCAACTCCACGAGTGTTGCTGAGGTGTTCTCCCGTATTGATCACAAGTTTGATCTTATGTACGCAAAACGTGCTTTCGTTCACTGGTATGTTGGTGAGGGTATGGAAGAAGGAGAATTCTCTGAAGCTCGTGAGGATCTTGCTGCGTTGGAGAAGGATTATGAAGAGGTCGGTGCTGAAGGTGGTgacgatgaggatgatgaaggaGAGGAGTACTGA
- the LOC104758321 gene encoding uncharacterized protein LOC104758321 (The sequence of the model RefSeq protein was modified relative to this genomic sequence to represent the inferred CDS: added 7 bases not found in genome assembly) gives MAASLEIVKFCVSSPVSISRHKTPVKLESRKRVFRLADSRTWVRLGTCVRVRSSALDGDNKSKGEEPPESLFMKELKRRGMSPTSVLQDYEVDQDEIKAGKDTGNSSKTTATTPAFDPSLLNQRERSLALNSEGLEGLIPRARVLLTIGGTFFLGFWPLIVLTLGAFSALYLYFGADFVHDGSRTPVSPPPYIDPYSLLEDERISGIDPRLN, from the exons CTTCTCTGGAGATTGTTAAATTCTGTGTATCTTCTCCTGTTTCGATTTCCCGCCATAAGACTCCCGTTAAATTGGAATCTAGGAAAAGGGTTTTCAGATTAGCTGATTCCAGAACTTGGGTTCGTCTCGGTACATGTGTTAGGGTTCGTTCATCTGCTCTTGACGGCGATAATAAGTCCAAAG GTGAAGAACCTCCAGAATCTTTGTTTATGAAAGAGTTGAAGAGACGAGGTATGTCTCCTACCTCAGTGCTTCAAGACTATGAAGTGGATCAAGATGAGATCAAAGCCGGTAAAGATACTGGAAACAGCTCTAAAACGACTGCAACTACTCCCGCGTTTGATCCAAGCTTGCTTaaccagagagagagatcattgGCTTTAAACAGCGAAGGCCTTGAG GGATTGATTCCGCGGGCTAGAGTCTTGCTGACAATTGGAGGAACTTTCTTCTTGGGCTTTTGGCCATTGATAGTCTTGACTCTTGGTGCCTTCTCTGCCCTTTACCTC TACTTTGGAGCTGATTTCGTGCATGATGGAAGTAGAACTCCGGTCTCACCACCACCGTACATTGATCCATATTCTCTGTTGGAAGATGAGAGGATATCAGGGATTGATCCTCGTCTAAATTAG